A window of the Chloroflexus sp. Y-396-1 genome harbors these coding sequences:
- a CDS encoding MBL fold metallo-hydrolase, with translation MSAPHLIVPGLYELRLSMPLSSVNVFFLLTAEGVTLIDTGYPDRGIGVLAGLSALGRTPADIRHIIVTHHHIDHAGNLATLQTLSNATVWMHPLDAEEVRRGRALRPTIHNAPGWFNWLAAKLAAMIITQTITPAQVDQHVTDGTMIPFASGLIAVHIPGHSAGQIALYWPAQQTLFVADAAVHRGKRLRMPPVLEDETANAASLARLATYRFSTLCFGHGPACSGPVAQRAFQQYAATLAQQS, from the coding sequence ATGTCTGCGCCACACCTCATCGTACCTGGTCTGTACGAATTACGCCTGTCGATGCCCCTAAGTTCGGTGAATGTTTTTTTCTTGCTCACCGCCGAAGGTGTCACCCTGATTGATACCGGCTACCCCGATAGAGGTATTGGTGTATTAGCCGGCCTGTCAGCGCTGGGCCGGACACCAGCCGATATACGGCACATCATTGTGACCCACCACCACATTGATCACGCCGGCAACCTAGCAACCCTCCAAACTCTAAGCAATGCAACTGTCTGGATGCATCCCCTCGACGCCGAAGAGGTCAGGCGTGGCAGAGCACTACGGCCAACCATCCACAACGCTCCTGGTTGGTTCAACTGGCTCGCTGCCAAATTGGCAGCAATGATCATCACCCAAACCATCACACCGGCTCAGGTTGATCAGCACGTCACTGATGGTACTATGATCCCCTTTGCCAGTGGCTTGATTGCCGTTCATATACCCGGTCACAGTGCTGGTCAGATCGCATTGTACTGGCCGGCACAGCAGACACTCTTCGTCGCTGATGCTGCTGTCCATCGAGGGAAACGACTGCGTATGCCACCGGTGCTCGAAGATGAGACGGCAAATGCAGCCAGCCTCGCTCGCCTCGCAACCTACCGGTTTTCCACCCTCTGTTTTGGTCACGGCCCGGCATGTTCAGGGCCAGTGGCGCAACGTGCATTTCAACAGTATGCGGCGACGTTGGCGCAGCAGAGCTAA
- a CDS encoding class I SAM-dependent methyltransferase — protein sequence MDQALMDWLCSSEGMAVLADLAERDLGEETILAELKRLRRFLPAERARVAVEQALLRRRAMTKFPQANRMLFTRDALEQASATVVATHRADRMVSVGHVADLGCGIGGDTIALAAAGARVTAVERDPIRLALARFNVEALGLGSRVLFVERDLMLEPPPSAAALFCDPSRRSEGRRVFDPDAFQPPLSHVLSWQRYTSALVVKLAPGIDPSVLPTNAEIEFVSLDGELREAVLWLGPFVTATRRATVLRSDGSCATMVASPSPSPTLSPPLAVLYEPDPAIIRAGLVTTLAAQLGAHQLSPDIAYLTAETAIPTPFARSWPIITWLPFQLKRLRALVRELDGGLVTVKKRGSPLDTDALARQLRGTGQRSLVVVLSHMPTGPIAVICSADRADMVT from the coding sequence ATGGATCAGGCCCTTATGGATTGGCTTTGTTCATCAGAAGGAATGGCGGTGCTGGCCGATCTCGCCGAGCGCGATCTGGGTGAGGAGACGATTCTGGCCGAATTGAAGCGGCTGCGACGATTTTTACCTGCTGAACGGGCACGGGTGGCAGTTGAACAGGCCTTGTTGCGCCGGCGCGCCATGACCAAATTTCCGCAGGCCAACCGGATGTTGTTTACCCGTGACGCCCTTGAACAGGCTTCAGCGACCGTGGTTGCAACCCATCGTGCCGACCGCATGGTCAGTGTCGGTCACGTTGCCGATCTCGGTTGTGGGATCGGCGGCGATACTATTGCACTGGCTGCTGCTGGTGCACGGGTGACTGCGGTTGAACGTGATCCGATCCGTCTGGCGCTGGCGCGATTCAATGTCGAAGCCCTGGGATTAGGCTCACGAGTGCTCTTTGTTGAGCGCGATCTGATGCTTGAACCGCCGCCGTCGGCGGCCGCACTCTTTTGCGATCCGTCTCGGCGTAGCGAAGGAAGGCGGGTGTTTGATCCTGACGCCTTTCAACCGCCGTTATCGCATGTTTTGAGCTGGCAGCGTTATACATCAGCACTGGTGGTTAAGCTGGCGCCGGGGATCGATCCATCCGTGCTACCAACCAATGCTGAAATTGAGTTTGTTTCACTCGATGGTGAGTTGAGGGAGGCAGTCCTCTGGTTGGGGCCATTCGTGACCGCGACCCGACGAGCAACGGTGCTGCGGAGCGATGGATCATGTGCAACCATGGTTGCCTCACCATCACCATCTCCCACGCTCAGTCCGCCGCTGGCAGTTCTCTACGAACCTGATCCGGCAATTATCCGTGCCGGTCTGGTTACCACATTAGCTGCACAGCTCGGTGCTCATCAACTTTCGCCCGATATTGCTTATCTCACGGCTGAAACGGCTATCCCAACCCCATTTGCCCGCTCATGGCCGATTATCACCTGGCTCCCCTTTCAACTAAAACGGTTACGGGCACTGGTCCGTGAACTTGATGGTGGTCTGGTGACGGTGAAAAAGCGCGGTTCACCACTTGACACCGATGCACTGGCGCGTCAGCTTCGCGGTACCGGTCAACGTTCGCTGGTGGTTGTGCTGAGCCACATGCCGACCGGCCCGATTGCAGTGATCTGTAGCGCAGATCGGGCAGATATGGTAACGTAG
- a CDS encoding MFS transporter: MDLPRTVRYRGLIILIVINFMMYAGFFMVIPLVSVHYVQTLGFAAVTVGLALALRQLVQQGVSVGGGVLADRFGGRGLITAGVLIRAVGFACLAFADTPLLLFGSMLLSALGGALFEAPSRAGIAALTTEDERARAYSINGVGGGLGMVSGPFLGAFLLEYGFSTVALAAAACFTLIGGITLLLPPIETATDRSRLGFGLSLALRDRPFLAFTTLLMGFWFMWVQLTISLPLIGERLANAAEAVRWIYGVNAGMTVVLQLPVIGIVERWLRPLHMLITGIVLMALGLGMVALADSFPFLIGCVAIFTVGTLLATPAQQSVTASLADKRALGSYFGVNALALAVGGGLGNLSGGLLIDLAITLHVPVLPWLSFAFVGLISAVGLTILGTYLQARPATTHLVGGHQQ, translated from the coding sequence ATGGACCTTCCACGTACTGTCAGGTATCGGGGATTGATCATTTTGATCGTCATCAATTTTATGATGTACGCTGGCTTTTTTATGGTCATTCCCCTAGTGTCGGTGCATTACGTACAGACGTTAGGGTTTGCGGCAGTGACGGTTGGGCTGGCGCTAGCATTGCGCCAGCTCGTGCAGCAGGGAGTGAGTGTCGGTGGCGGAGTACTCGCTGATCGTTTCGGTGGTCGTGGCCTGATCACCGCTGGTGTTCTGATACGTGCGGTTGGTTTTGCCTGTCTGGCCTTTGCCGATACACCACTCTTACTCTTTGGGTCAATGCTGCTTTCAGCGCTTGGGGGTGCGCTCTTCGAGGCGCCGAGTCGGGCCGGTATCGCAGCGTTGACAACTGAAGATGAGCGGGCGCGTGCCTACTCAATCAATGGCGTCGGTGGTGGATTGGGAATGGTTAGTGGTCCCTTCCTCGGTGCATTTCTGCTGGAATACGGCTTCAGTACGGTAGCACTAGCTGCTGCCGCTTGTTTTACGCTCATCGGAGGAATAACGCTGCTCTTACCACCGATAGAGACGGCAACTGACCGTTCGCGGCTAGGCTTTGGACTTAGTCTGGCACTCCGTGATCGACCCTTCCTCGCTTTTACCACGCTGCTTATGGGATTCTGGTTTATGTGGGTGCAATTGACCATCAGCCTGCCGCTGATCGGTGAACGGCTGGCGAACGCTGCTGAAGCCGTGCGCTGGATCTATGGGGTCAATGCTGGGATGACGGTTGTGTTGCAGTTGCCGGTCATTGGTATTGTAGAGCGCTGGCTTCGTCCGTTGCATATGCTAATCACCGGTATTGTGTTAATGGCATTAGGGCTGGGGATGGTTGCGCTTGCCGACTCGTTTCCCTTCTTGATAGGCTGTGTGGCTATCTTTACTGTTGGTACGCTGCTGGCAACACCAGCTCAGCAAAGCGTTACTGCCAGCCTGGCCGATAAACGTGCACTTGGCTCATACTTCGGGGTGAATGCGCTGGCGCTGGCAGTTGGCGGGGGGCTGGGCAACTTGAGCGGCGGCTTGTTGATCGATCTGGCAATCACTCTTCATGTACCGGTATTACCCTGGCTGTCGTTCGCGTTTGTTGGTCTCATCAGTGCTGTCGGGTTGACCATTCTTGGTACTTACTTGCAAGCACGGCCAGCAACCACCCATCTAGTTGGTGGTCACCAACAGTAG
- a CDS encoding branched-chain amino acid transaminase: MPNNRFAFFNGEIVPIEQAQVSVMTNALNYGTGCFEGIRGYWNADHQQLYVFCLREHMERLHRSARILMMKLPYSVDELCQITIELLRREEFREDVYIRPLLYKSDPAIAVQLHGLTDSFTMFAVGFGQYLAGSAIKACVSSWRRIDDNIIPSRAKACGAYLNSALAKSEALLNGYDEAIVLSNDGHVAEASAANLFIVRNGVLITPPTSGDILEGITRQVVMELARNQLGIPIREAPIDRTELYVADEAFFCGTGAEIKPIIEIDRRPVGSGTVGPIGMMLVNLYADVVRGRVKKYHHWCTPVY, translated from the coding sequence GTGCCTAACAACCGTTTTGCCTTCTTCAACGGTGAAATTGTCCCCATCGAGCAAGCACAGGTTAGCGTAATGACCAATGCGCTCAATTACGGTACCGGATGTTTTGAGGGTATTCGCGGGTATTGGAATGCCGACCATCAGCAGCTCTATGTCTTTTGTCTGCGCGAACATATGGAGCGACTACACCGCTCAGCCCGCATTTTGATGATGAAGTTGCCCTACAGCGTCGATGAGCTGTGTCAGATTACTATTGAACTCCTGCGACGGGAGGAGTTCCGTGAAGATGTTTACATTCGACCCCTTCTCTACAAGAGTGATCCGGCGATTGCCGTGCAGTTACACGGTCTGACCGATAGTTTCACGATGTTTGCAGTTGGATTCGGGCAATACCTGGCTGGCTCGGCAATTAAAGCTTGTGTCTCGTCGTGGCGACGGATCGACGATAACATTATTCCGTCGCGGGCCAAGGCTTGTGGTGCGTACCTCAATTCGGCGTTGGCGAAGAGTGAAGCGTTACTCAATGGCTATGATGAAGCGATTGTACTAAGTAATGATGGTCATGTGGCTGAAGCATCAGCAGCTAATCTGTTTATCGTGCGGAATGGCGTACTGATAACGCCGCCAACGAGCGGTGATATTCTGGAGGGGATTACCCGCCAGGTCGTTATGGAGCTGGCGCGTAATCAATTGGGTATTCCGATACGGGAGGCTCCTATCGACCGTACTGAACTTTACGTAGCCGATGAGGCTTTCTTCTGTGGTACTGGTGCTGAGATTAAACCAATTATCGAAATTGATCGGCGTCCAGTTGGCAGTGGGACGGTTGGCCCAATTGGTATGATGCTGGTCAACTTGTATGCCGATGTGGTGCGTGGGCGGGTGAAGAAGTATCATCATTGGTGTACGCCGGTGTATTAG
- a CDS encoding alpha/beta fold hydrolase, with the protein MSSIPTRHGLVHYLTVGNGPPFVLLHGNTYSAATQVRLAQRFADQFTVYSFDLLGHGGSARPPDLFTPRYFLMQGEAVADALAGLFQAPVPVFGMSAGGISALNAVCIRPEVIAALILDGVFARVTRATYEAHRQATASMSPSWHRYMATQHGADWWPILNAGVESVIEQLAAQEALVTPCLDQIRVPTIIFHGGKDPFVPDQQARAVAVGIRGARIVYEPEAGHLVAWRNPDAFRARVGRFLAEHGLIE; encoded by the coding sequence ATGAGCAGTATCCCTACTCGTCATGGTCTTGTACACTATCTAACCGTTGGTAATGGTCCACCATTCGTGCTACTGCACGGAAACACCTATAGTGCCGCCACACAGGTACGGCTGGCCCAACGCTTCGCCGACCAGTTTACTGTCTACTCATTCGATTTGTTGGGGCACGGCGGATCGGCACGACCGCCAGATTTGTTTACGCCACGCTACTTTCTTATGCAAGGTGAGGCAGTGGCCGATGCGTTAGCCGGCCTATTTCAGGCGCCGGTGCCGGTCTTCGGGATGAGCGCCGGTGGGATTAGCGCGCTAAATGCTGTCTGTATTCGGCCAGAGGTTATCGCTGCCCTGATCTTAGATGGCGTGTTTGCCCGAGTTACGCGGGCAACATACGAAGCGCATCGGCAAGCAACTGCCAGTATGTCGCCAAGCTGGCACCGCTACATGGCTACCCAGCACGGCGCCGACTGGTGGCCAATACTTAACGCCGGTGTTGAGTCGGTGATCGAACAACTCGCGGCGCAAGAAGCTCTGGTCACGCCGTGTCTTGATCAGATTCGGGTGCCAACAATCATCTTTCACGGTGGAAAAGACCCCTTCGTTCCCGATCAGCAGGCTCGTGCGGTTGCGGTCGGCATTCGCGGCGCACGCATCGTTTACGAGCCAGAGGCTGGGCATCTAGTTGCCTGGCGTAATCCCGATGCCTTCCGTGCTCGGGTTGGCCGATTTCTGGCTGAACATGGGTTGATTGAGTAG
- a CDS encoding DUF11 domain-containing protein produces the protein MQHRHVAVTFLVILTLMIATIGRGSIVEAVVVPPISTPFYIQTSSPSRALNIGDWYTNSSLGAGNGYHYFTLHVPCGWPSSTPIHIDLFHPDLNSTSGSGVSDEITTVGTTVFEVYQPGTTLNPPIQPAPAASGSLSQVTYNPNTVGPYWTRFFTITAPVTCGTYILRAQTNGNADNSWQLRFGSDNDNDPNTLPPLNYDNPDALPGTGDELTIGLSATTFQHDAAGTPCLTLHEYVAPGQSSVTFHNFDMDLQTRVRYYSPIDTYDPLGLSGGTAGTLSGNAVWNNSNSSSRVGDTIANPEPGWWRIVSCINNNNQFIQEGQTSVLSYMDPPPAPHLTLSKTDGVTVAAPGDIITYTLTFTNTGNPITSPGAAYNVVLTDTLPAQVIYINHDAPNGILTHSSGTVVYTRTNQLNYNETDTITITVQVDPSLTSTVTFTNTAVLDYQDGFGNQYPQVQASDSVTINQPNIELSKTDGVTTAAPGQTLTYTLTFTNTGAGAAHNITISDPLPTGVSYQSCDAGALGGTCSASGGTVTFTLTNPLAAGGSASVTITGVVTAGGPATLTNTATLNYTDSANNPRPSVTASDTTTVPAQPNIVLSKTDGVTTAAPGQSLTYTLTFTNTGAGAAHNIMISDVLPSELMLPICTPGSLGGTCSVSGSSVTYTAPTTATLGVGQSSTITITAQVPITLTSGATLTNTATLNYTDSGGNARTPVTASDTTTVPAQPTIELSKTDGVTTAAPGQTLTYTLTFTNTGAGAAHNITISDPLPTGVSYQSCDAGALGGTCSVSGGTVTFTLTNPLAAGGSASVTITGVVTAGGPATLTNTATLNYTDSGGNARTPVTASDTTTVPAQPTIELSKTDGGDDGGAGADVDLHADVYQYGGRRGAQYHDQRSAADGGKLSEL, from the coding sequence ATGCAGCATCGTCATGTAGCAGTTACCTTTTTAGTGATACTAACCTTGATGATTGCTACGATAGGTCGTGGTAGTATTGTGGAAGCAGTGGTAGTTCCGCCGATAAGCACGCCATTTTACATTCAAACATCCAGTCCCAGTCGTGCACTTAATATTGGTGACTGGTACACCAATTCAAGTTTAGGTGCAGGCAATGGGTACCACTATTTTACCCTGCATGTTCCCTGTGGTTGGCCTTCAAGTACACCGATACATATTGATCTCTTCCACCCCGATCTGAATTCAACAAGTGGCAGTGGTGTAAGCGACGAGATTACTACGGTCGGAACGACTGTCTTCGAAGTGTACCAACCAGGAACGACTCTGAATCCGCCAATTCAACCTGCTCCAGCGGCATCAGGTTCACTGTCCCAGGTGACATACAATCCGAACACCGTTGGTCCGTATTGGACACGATTTTTCACAATTACGGCACCGGTAACGTGCGGCACCTACATCCTACGTGCTCAAACCAACGGTAATGCCGATAATAGCTGGCAACTACGCTTTGGGAGCGATAACGATAACGATCCTAATACCTTACCCCCTCTCAATTATGATAACCCGGATGCCTTACCGGGAACTGGTGATGAGCTGACGATTGGCCTTTCTGCAACAACCTTTCAGCACGATGCTGCTGGTACTCCTTGTCTAACCCTGCATGAATACGTTGCACCGGGCCAAAGCAGTGTTACGTTTCACAATTTTGATATGGATCTTCAGACCAGGGTCAGATACTATTCACCAATTGATACGTACGATCCACTAGGATTGAGCGGTGGTACTGCCGGTACGTTATCAGGAAATGCAGTTTGGAATAATAGTAATTCTTCCTCTCGTGTTGGTGATACGATAGCTAATCCCGAACCCGGCTGGTGGCGAATCGTGTCGTGTATTAATAATAACAACCAATTCATCCAGGAAGGTCAAACGAGTGTTCTCTCATACATGGACCCGCCGCCAGCTCCGCATCTCACGTTGAGCAAAACCGATGGCGTAACAGTTGCTGCGCCAGGTGATATTATCACCTACACCTTGACTTTCACCAATACAGGTAATCCGATTACGTCGCCGGGTGCGGCGTACAATGTAGTACTGACCGATACGTTGCCTGCGCAGGTCATTTACATCAACCATGATGCCCCAAACGGCATCTTAACCCATAGTTCAGGAACGGTGGTATACACTCGTACTAATCAGCTCAATTACAATGAGACGGATACCATCACCATCACGGTGCAAGTTGATCCATCGCTTACCAGTACAGTTACTTTTACCAACACTGCCGTACTCGATTATCAAGATGGGTTTGGTAATCAATATCCTCAGGTACAGGCCAGCGATAGCGTTACAATTAATCAACCAAACATTGAGCTGAGCAAGACCGACGGGGTGACGACGGCGGCGCCGGGGCAGACGTTGACCTACACGCTGACGTTTACCAATACGGGGGCCGGCGCGGCGCACAATATCACGATCAGCGATCCGCTGCCGACGGGGGTGAGTTATCAGAGCTGTGACGCCGGTGCGTTGGGCGGGACGTGTAGTGCGAGCGGCGGCACGGTGACGTTTACGCTGACCAACCCGTTGGCGGCCGGAGGGAGCGCCAGCGTGACGATTACCGGTGTGGTCACCGCTGGTGGTCCGGCAACGCTCACCAACACGGCGACGCTGAATTACACCGATAGCGCAAACAATCCCCGTCCGTCGGTGACGGCCAGTGATACCACAACGGTGCCGGCGCAGCCGAATATCGTGCTGAGCAAGACCGACGGAGTGACCACCGCTGCGCCAGGACAGTCGTTGACCTACACGCTCACCTTTACCAATACGGGGGCAGGCGCGGCGCACAACATCATGATCAGCGATGTGCTTCCCAGTGAACTCATGTTGCCCATCTGTACGCCTGGTAGTCTGGGTGGTACCTGTAGTGTAAGTGGGAGTAGCGTCACGTACACTGCGCCAACGACGGCCACATTAGGCGTGGGACAAAGCAGCACGATTACGATCACGGCGCAGGTACCCATCACGTTGACCAGCGGCGCGACGCTGACCAACACGGCGACGCTGAATTACACCGATAGCGGGGGGAATGCGCGGACGCCGGTGACGGCAAGTGATACCACGACGGTGCCGGCGCAGCCGACCATTGAGCTGAGCAAGACCGACGGGGTGACGACGGCGGCGCCGGGGCAGACGTTGACCTACACGCTGACGTTTACCAATACGGGGGCCGGCGCGGCGCACAATATCACGATCAGCGATCCGCTGCCGACGGGGGTAAGTTATCAGAGCTGTGATGCCGGTGCGTTGGGCGGGACGTGTAGTGTGAGCGGCGGCACGGTGACGTTTACCCTGACCAACCCGTTGGCGGCCGGAGGGAGCGCCAGCGTGACGATTACCGGTGTGGTCACCGCTGGTGGTCCGGCAACGCTCACCAACACGGCGACGCTGAATTACACCGATAGCGGGGGGAATGCGCGGACGCCGGTGACGGCAAGTGATACCACGACGGTGCCGGCGCAGCCGACCATTGAGCTGAGCAAGACCGACGGGGGTGACGACGGCGGCGCCGGGGCAGACGTTGACCTACACGCTGACGTTTACCAATACGGGGGCCGGCGCGGCGCACAATATCACGATCAGCGATCCGCTGCCGACGGGGGTAAGTTATCAGAGCTGTGA
- a CDS encoding COG1361 S-layer family protein, with protein MTYTLTFTNTGAGAAHNITISDPLPTGVSYQSCDAGALGGTCSVSGGTVTFTLTNPLAAGGSASVTITGVVTAGGPATLTNTATLNYTDSGGNVRTPVTASDTTTVPAQPTIELSKTDGVTTAAPGQTLTYTLTFTNTGAGAAHNITISDVLPSALISATCTPGSLGGTCTVSGSSVTYTAPTTATLGAGQSSTITITAQVPITLTSGATLTNTATLNYTDSGGNVRTPVTASDTTTVPAQPTIELSKTDGVTTAAPGQTLTYTLTFTNTGAGAAHNITISDVLPSELMLPICTPGSLGGTCSVSGNSVTYTAPTTATLGVGQSSTITITAQVPITLTSGATLTNTATLNYTDSGGNAQTPVTSSDTTRIPGPTAVDLIKRATLVVDSNNDDRAGSGDVIEYTIVMTNTGSEPALLLTVEDTPDVNTTLIVGSVLVTPTTAVVVSGNSLGDTAVEVTLNELAINDSLTITFRVQVNAPLPDNVSEIANQATASGMNISSTPSDDPTTTITDDPTRLRTPPPGGPPTAIILTEFRLVATSTGWDILWSTGAEVNTRGFLIYRSTASRDKAQLLTPLPIPARGSSTSGASYRFSDQTALVGIDYSYWLVEIELDGTFTEYGPLQSRGTINQQYRYFIPLIGR; from the coding sequence TTGACCTACACGCTGACGTTTACCAATACGGGGGCCGGCGCGGCGCACAATATCACGATCAGCGATCCGCTGCCGACGGGGGTAAGTTATCAGAGCTGTGATGCCGGTGCGTTGGGCGGGACGTGTAGTGTGAGCGGCGGCACGGTGACGTTTACCCTGACCAACCCGTTGGCGGCCGGAGGGAGCGCCAGCGTGACGATTACCGGTGTGGTCACCGCTGGTGGTCCGGCAACGCTCACCAACACGGCGACGCTGAATTACACCGATAGCGGGGGGAATGTACGGACGCCGGTGACGGCAAGTGATACCACGACGGTGCCGGCGCAGCCGACCATTGAGCTGAGCAAGACCGACGGGGTGACGACGGCGGCGCCGGGGCAGACGTTGACCTACACGCTGACGTTTACCAATACGGGGGCCGGCGCGGCGCACAATATCACGATCAGCGATGTGCTTCCTAGTGCACTTATTTCTGCCACCTGTACGCCTGGTAGTTTGGGTGGCACCTGTACGGTGAGTGGGAGTAGCGTCACGTACACTGCGCCAACGACGGCCACATTGGGTGCGGGACAAAGCAGCACGATTACGATCACGGCGCAGGTACCCATTACGTTGACCAGCGGCGCGACGCTGACCAACACGGCGACGCTGAATTACACCGATAGCGGGGGGAATGTACGGACGCCGGTGACGGCAAGTGATACCACGACGGTGCCGGCGCAGCCGACCATTGAGCTGAGCAAGACCGACGGGGTGACGACGGCGGCGCCGGGGCAGACGTTGACCTACACGCTGACGTTTACCAATACGGGGGCCGGTGCGGCGCACAACATCACGATCAGCGATGTGCTTCCCAGTGAACTCATGTTGCCCATCTGTACGCCTGGTAGTCTGGGTGGTACCTGTAGTGTAAGTGGGAATAGCGTCACGTACACTGCGCCAACGACGGCCACATTAGGCGTGGGACAAAGCAGCACGATTACGATCACGGCGCAGGTACCCATCACGTTGACCAGCGGCGCGACGCTGACCAACACGGCGACGCTGAATTACACCGATAGCGGGGGGAATGCGCAGACGCCGGTGACTTCGAGCGATACAACGCGCATACCTGGGCCGACGGCGGTTGATCTGATCAAGCGAGCTACCCTGGTTGTTGATAGTAACAATGACGATCGAGCTGGCTCAGGTGATGTTATTGAATATACTATCGTCATGACGAATACCGGCTCAGAGCCAGCCCTCCTGCTCACGGTTGAGGATACTCCTGATGTGAATACTACGCTGATCGTGGGGAGCGTATTGGTCACCCCTACAACCGCAGTAGTGGTGAGTGGTAACAGTCTCGGCGATACTGCTGTTGAAGTTACCCTCAACGAGCTAGCGATCAATGATAGCCTCACGATTACGTTCCGCGTGCAAGTAAATGCACCTCTCCCTGACAACGTGAGTGAAATTGCTAATCAGGCGACGGCCAGCGGCATGAACATCTCATCAACACCGAGTGACGATCCAACAACAACTATTACTGACGATCCAACCCGCCTACGAACACCTCCGCCCGGAGGCCCACCAACGGCCATTATCCTGACCGAGTTCCGCCTGGTCGCAACGAGCACCGGCTGGGACATCCTCTGGTCGACTGGTGCTGAAGTAAATACTCGCGGGTTTCTGATCTATCGTTCGACCGCTAGCCGTGATAAAGCACAACTACTGACCCCGCTTCCCATCCCGGCCCGTGGCAGTAGTACAAGTGGTGCGAGCTATCGCTTCAGCGACCAGACGGCGCTAGTAGGAATTGACTACTCGTACTGGTTGGTAGAGATCGAGCTAGATGGTACATTTACCGAATATGGTCCGTTACAGTCTCGTGGTACGATAAACCAGCAATATCGCTACTTCATACCGCTGATCGGGCGTTAA
- a CDS encoding DUF11 domain-containing protein → MRQTIWHILPIIAGGMLLIVVSLSVLPTGSVRAERPMSITETSTAEPPTRTPTESGGGGTPTPTNTSTGSGSTPTPTNTPTGSGGGSTPTPTNTPTGSGGGSTPTPTNTPTGSGGGSTPTPTNTPTGSGGGGTPTPTNTPTGSGGGSTPTPTNTPTGSGGGSTPTPTNTPTGSGGGSDGTPTPTSTIPIPDLSLTKSVAPSVAQVGDEVVYTLTLRNVGSAPANDVTIDDPLPAFLRLLEANTSRGTVQLDGNRVQVAISVVAPGEQVIVTIRAQLLAEPIPPANQNVATARTSSTEITTDNNTSSATILPVLPDLALTKSVAPSVAQVGDEVVYTLTLRNVGGAPANDVTLLDNLPSFLRLIRVTTTAGNAQSDGNQVTVTVPVVNPGETVVVQITAQVLIPPIAPDNVNVATVRTSDSEITTANNSDSARIGQNGIHVDTDISPAILPRTGGHLGRSLLSLIGFALIAIGLGALVQRRSSG, encoded by the coding sequence ATGAGACAGACCATCTGGCACATCCTACCAATCATCGCAGGGGGTATGTTACTTATCGTGGTATCCCTCTCGGTTTTACCAACAGGGTCAGTGCGTGCTGAACGACCAATGAGTATTACCGAAACATCAACGGCAGAGCCGCCAACTCGGACACCGACGGAGAGTGGGGGCGGGGGCACGCCAACGCCTACTAACACGTCGACGGGGAGTGGAAGCACGCCGACACCCACCAACACACCGACGGGGAGTGGGGGCGGGAGCACGCCGACACCCACCAACACACCGACGGGGAGTGGGGGCGGAAGCACGCCGACACCCACCAACACACCGACGGGGAGTGGGGGCGGAAGCACGCCGACACCCACCAACACACCGACGGGGAGTGGGGGCGGGGGCACGCCGACACCCACCAACACACCGACGGGGAGTGGGGGCGGGAGCACGCCGACACCCACCAACACACCGACGGGGAGTGGGGGCGGGAGCACGCCGACACCCACCAACACACCGACGGGGAGTGGGGGCGGGAGCGACGGCACGCCCACGCCGACTTCCACCATTCCCATTCCTGATTTGTCACTGACCAAATCGGTTGCGCCATCGGTGGCTCAGGTCGGCGATGAGGTGGTCTACACGCTTACACTCAGGAATGTCGGTAGCGCACCGGCAAATGATGTCACGATTGATGACCCACTCCCAGCGTTCCTACGCTTGCTGGAAGCCAATACGTCACGTGGTACGGTACAACTAGACGGGAATCGGGTACAGGTGGCGATCTCGGTCGTTGCGCCAGGCGAGCAGGTTATTGTGACCATTCGGGCACAACTGCTGGCAGAACCTATTCCGCCAGCCAATCAGAATGTTGCCACCGCACGCACCAGTAGTACCGAAATCACGACCGACAACAACACGAGCAGCGCGACGATCCTGCCAGTGTTACCCGACCTGGCGCTGACCAAATCGGTTGCGCCATCGGTGGCTCAGGTCGGTGATGAGGTCGTCTATACCCTCACGCTCAGGAATGTTGGGGGTGCACCGGCAAATGATGTCACGCTGCTCGATAATCTGCCATCGTTCCTACGTCTGATTAGGGTCACGACAACGGCTGGTAATGCGCAATCAGATGGCAACCAGGTGACAGTAACGGTGCCTGTTGTTAATCCTGGAGAGACGGTGGTGGTACAGATTACCGCGCAAGTTCTTATCCCACCAATTGCCCCTGATAATGTGAATGTGGCAACTGTGCGAACCAGTGATAGCGAGATAACAACAGCGAATAACAGTGATAGTGCGAGAATCGGTCAAAACGGTATCCACGTTGATACTGACATCTCACCAGCAATCTTGCCACGAACCGGTGGTCATCTAGGCCGTTCACTATTGTCTTTGATCGGCTTTGCGCTGATCGCTATCGGGCTTGGTGCACTGGTACAGCGTCGGTCGTCGGGTTAG